The sequence ACTGATTATTGTGCGAAACCTGACTGAGTAACATGCGCACACAACTCAGTCAGGTTCTGCACAGTAATCAGTGTCATGCTACACACAGCCGAGCATTTCATTCCAGCAAAACGTACTGAGTCGGTTGCAGAACAGTAACTATAGTCAGGTTCTGAAATGTCTCGCGACTAGTTTGCCgcgagaataaattttaacaattaattttgttaaataataatttaaacaattaacttaaaaccaatcttaacaagtaattttgttaagaaataagtatttaacaagcaattttgctaaataaatattgttgtgGATTTATTAGACCGAGCGCAATGCTGATCTCTTCAAAGTATCGAGTACAAGAATGGTGTTttacattttacaaaaatatcttaGCGTTAAACTTAAAGAACTAAGATTGGGGGAAAAAGGGGCGTGTTAGAAGGAAAGTGGAAAACTAAGGGTTGTGATTGGAGCGCGGAGGGCATTAGAAGGGCCAGAGAAAATGGGGAAGGGTCGTATCGTCGTGGGAGTATGGCGGAGTAGAAGGGGGGCAAAACGAAAGTGAAAGAGGACGAGCCGAGAGAGTGAGATACAGAAAACAAAAATGGTGACTGGACTATTTTGGAAAGTAGACGAGTGCAATTAGGAACAGATGTCCGGACTGATTTATGATAgggcttaaataatttaaggatAAGGAGCAAAGGAGTCGTAAACACGGGACTAGaagtattttacatttttaaattttaaacttaatccCTAAACAATAGAGCCGATGTTTGGCCGTTTACttgagcaaaaaatatttagacataaaataagttttcaaCTAAATCCTAAACAGATGTTTAAAATacggtaaaataaatgaagctaatataacaataaaataaaattgaagataaaaaaaaaaaaaaaagatgggtAATTCCTAAATTCCagggacaaatatttttaaactaaaaatacaaaatattacaaggcgtaaattaaattcgttaaatatacgtaaaataataaactaatataAGACTATTATTCTGCGACGGAACATGCCGCCCGCCTTGAACGGATCTGCGTTCAAAATAAATGTTGGTGAAGTCGCCACTAGTCAAGGGGCAATGGGCACACGCGTTTGGTGCAGCGTTTGTATTCGCCGGTGGAAGTCTTCACGGTAACCACCCTGATGATGCCGTCTGCTCCGGGATGTACTGTGGTAATGCGCCCTAGCGCCCATTGAAGTGGAGGAAGATTTTCTTCTACAATAAGCACCAGTGAACCAACCTGTAGAACGTTCGATTTGTCGAGGTGCCCGCTCAGGGTTATGAGTTGGTGTAGGTATTCCTTGTGCCAGCGCTTCCAAAAATGTTGCTTCAGCTGCTGAGCATGTTGCCAAGCTGATAGGCGATTAGATGGTGTGTCGGTGAGGTCGTCCTGAGGAAAGCTTGTCAGAGGACCACCAACTAGGAAATGACCAGCGGTAAGGGAGAGCAGGTCATTTGGATCAGAGGACATAGGAGAAATAGGGCGGGAATTTAAAATTGCTTCTATTTCTATAACGCACGTCTCGAGCTGTTCAAATGTTAACAGCGTATCACCAACTGTACGAATCAGATGATGCTTAAAAGATTTTACGGCGGCCTCCCAGAGCCCACCGAAGTGGGGGGCACGAGGGGGAATAAAATGCCAAGTTATCCTTTCGGACGTAAGAAAACTTAGGACGGAGTTCTTATGCTCCTCCGAATTAAACAATGTTTGCAGTTCATTAAGCTCACGGTTTGCCCCGACGAAATTCGTGGCGTTATCCGAGTATATCTCGAGAGATTTTCCACGCCTTGAAAACAATCTTCGGAGGCTGCCAATAAAGGCCTCGGTGGTGAGATCACTTACTAGTTCTAAGTGAACTGCTTTGGTTGACATGCATACGTAAATTGCGACATAAACCTTCAATCGGCTACGATTGCGAAAGCGTTTTTCCTTTATGTATAAAGGACCGCAGTAGTCGACTCCAACACGGAGGAAAGGACGGGAAGGGGTGACACGGGGTTCAGGCAGGATTCCCATGACGTGATCAGCGGCACGCGGTTTCGCTCGAAAGCAGGTAATGCAACGATAGATAATTTTTCGCGTAATGTTGCGACCGTCTAAGGGCCAATACGTTTGACGCACCGAGTATAGGGTGGCTTGAGTGCCAGCATGCTTCAGCCGCACGTGCTCTTCGGTTATGATAAGACGCGTTATATAATGACGAGCTGGTAAGAGCAGGGGGTGTTGCTGCTCCTTAGTTAGCGAGGAACGAGCCAGCCTTCCTCCTACTCTTAGGAGATCTTGCTCGTCAAGATAGGGATTTAACggaattaatttactattgtCGGAGATAACttcattgttttttagttGCTTTATTTCTTTCAGAAAGGCGGAGTGCTGAGTAATCCTTATTATGAGATCATGAGCTTGTTGTAGCTCCTGTAAACTTAATCGATCAAATCTGCGATGATTTTTATGGCGAGCGTTGTAAACAAAACGCATTACGTAAGCCACTACCCGTTTTAATTTATGGCTAGAGTGGTATTTTTCGAGCAGATCATTGAGTCCGCACTCTATTTTCATACAAAGCACGCGATCGGGAATTATAGGCTTCATTTCTGGAATGTCGATTGAAGGGAGAGCTCCCTTGGGCCAAGTGCTAGGCTCGCACTGCAGCCAACTTGGGCCAGTCTGCCAGATGCTGTTGGCCACGAACTCAGCCGGAGTTTGGCCACGCGAAATAGAGTCCGCGGGATTGTCTTGAGAAGACACGTGGCGCCAATGGCAACGATGAGAAAGCCTCTGAATCTCCGCCACTCGATTGGCAACGAAGGTTTTTAGTAGATGAGGAGGGGTATTTATCCAATGAAGTGTGATAGTCGAGTCAGACCATAAGTAAACGTCCTTAATATCCAACAATAGGGTTTTAATAGCTACGTCATAGAGTCTGGAAAGCAATAACGCAGCGCAGAGCTCTAATCGAGGTAATGATAGTAATGACACTGGGGCAACTCGTGATTTTGAACAAACCAGATGAGTACGAACATGCCCAGCCTCATCGATAGAGCGGATGTAGATACATGCTCCGTATGCTCGCTCGCTTGCGTCACAAAATCCATGCAATTGGACATCGACTGCTCCCGAGAAAGCAACGCTGCGCTTGAAACGCAGCTCTTCAATCATAGACAACTGGGCCCGAAATTGGGCCCATAGTGAGTGAATTGAGATCGGGATTGATTCATCCCAGGCCAGTCCAGCCTTCCACAAAAGCTGCATTATTATCTTAGCATAGACAATTATAGGGCCAAGGAGGCCTAGTGGATCAAATAGTTTCGcaatttgtgataaaattgCACGCTTGGTAGTGGCCTCGGAAGCAGGCGCGCTAATAGTGTAGAAGAGTGTGTCGTCCCGAGGACTCCACCGTATACCGAGAGTTTTGATGGTAGCGTCAGGATCCAGGGACATGTGGGTTCCCTCTGAGGCCTGAGGTAAATTTTGGATAAGGGCAGGCTCGTTGGAGGCCCATTTGCGAAGACGGAATTTGCcccttttcaataaattaattaattcgtcACGTATGCACTCTGCTTCTGCGAGAGTTTTAGCGCCGGTAAACAAATCGTCGACGTAGAAGTCCCTCAGCAGAGCGATGACAGCCAGAGGGTATGCAGGACCTTCATCGTAAGCAAGTTGATGAAGGGTGCGCACTGATAAGTGAGACGCACAAGCAGTGCCATAGGTGACTGTGCTCAGCAAACAGGTCTTAATGGGCTCTTGAGAGGTTTCGCGATACAGAATTTTTTGGTAGATTGCATCCTCGGGGTGTACGAGGATTTGCCTGTACATCTTCTCTACGTCGGCAGTGAGCACGTAAGGGTGAGATCGCCAACGAGTGAGTATTGTAAATAAACTATCCTGAAGTTGTGGACCAACCATTAAAGTGTCATTCAAGGAAATTCCCGTAGATGTTTTCGCAGAACCGTCAAAGACTACACGGATCTTGGTGGTGATGCTGTCGTCCTTTAGGACAGCATGATGAGGGAGATAGAACCCTAAATGATCTTCACATAAGTCATCGGACACCGACATGTGACCCAACTCTTTATACTCCCGCAAAAATTCGAGGTAATCATGCTTGATTGCATGGTCTCGTTGGAAACGCCTTTCTAGcgcaaaaaatctttttaaggCTGACGAATATGAATCGCCTAGTCTGCTCTTTTTGCTGTTGAACGGCAAGCGAACTACATACCGACCCTCTACAGTCCGAGTGGTATGAAGCTTATAGTGCTCTTCACAAGCCTTTTCTTCCGAAGATAAGATTGCAACAGACGGAATTTCTTCCACCTCCCAAAATCGGGTTAAAGAGATATCAGACGATGGTGAGTTTAAATTAAGATGACACGACACGTTGGAAACGCTCAAATTGCTGTTTATTTCCCCAGCAACTATCCACCCAAGCAGCGTTTTATGCAGAACAGCGTCGGGATGATTTTTGAGGGAAATTTGTCCCACACTAAGGAGCTTATAAAAGAGCTTCACTCCGATCAGAGCATCGACCTCAGACGGCTTATAGAACTCTGGGTCCGCGAGGGATATATTTTTAGGTATTTCGAGCTGAGTTACATTAATGGCAATGGATGGCATTGACTGGCTGATCTAgggaacaattaaaaattcaacaattttttgaaatttgctATGACGCGATTTTAAAGTGGCGCGAGCAGAGTGTTTGACACTTGTAGAGGTGTTGTCCACCCCAGTTACTGAGATGTTTACCGCCTTTTTATCCAGATTTAAGAACTTAGCAGCCTTTTCTGTGATAAAGTGCGCCTGAGATCCTGCATCCAGGAATACTCGGCATTGCCTGATTTTTCCTTGCTTATTTACAAGGTCCACAATAGCTGTAGCTAGCAACGCTTCAGATGAGACCTGAGCGTGCATATTTATAGTCGATTTAGGCATATCGAAGGCCGTCGCAGATGCATTCAAAGGCGGCATTTCAGGTTTTGATTTATCGAAGTGAAGTAGAGTATGATGTCTATAACCACACGCTTGACACTTTCCTGAAGGGCACTGTGAAGAGTGATGACCCTTACGAAGACAATTAGTGCATAAATTAGACCCTTTTGCCGCTTCATAGCGAGCAAACGGTGATAAAGCTGCGAAGCCCTTACACGAATAGATATAATGATCGCCACCTTGACAATAGAGACAGCGATTTTGAGAGGTAGAAGCTGCGAACGATTGCTGAGAACGCGATTGAGCTCGTCCGTTTGACGGTGCTTGCCTAGAATTATTTGGAGGAGGCGCAGGTGCTTGAGCCCTAGAACCTTCAAGTTGAGCGCGCTTTGTTAAAAAGGTAAGCATCTGCTTCATTGTGGGTTTACTTACGCCACAACTGAATTCCTCCCATCGCTCCCgcataaaattgttaaatttgctTACGAATAGCACGATCAATAATGAGTCCCAATAATCGGTGGGCTCACCAAGCTGATTTAAGACACGCAGATGCCGTTGTATGTGATCAAGAAATGATCGGATAGAAGACTCCTTTGAGATTGGAGGAGTATCCAGCAAAGATTTTATGTAACTGTCCCGTATAAATCTTCTGTCATCGTACCGTTCTTTTAGTAAGCCCCACGCTACCTCGTAGTTTTGAGATGACGTTTCAAGACAAGATATTACGTTGGCCGCTTCGCCAGTTAAGCAACCCTTTAGGTAGATTAATTTTCGTATAGGTGGAATATTGTGATCCTCGTTGACCAACGAGTTAAACAGATCATAAAATCCCAACCAAGTGTCAAAGGACCCGCTAAAGGTAGGTAGAGTGATGGTCGGTAAAGCAGGTAACATACTCATAGGATGGTTAAATGCATGAGGTGCggtaaaattgttattaaccGGTGTGGGAGTTGATAACACAGCCGATTGATTCGAAGGAGAGATAGTTACAGAAGGGATAGGAACGGTATTAACAAGCTGAGCTGCAATTGACGATACAACGCCTTGAGATACCGAGAGTGACGAGCTGGAGGTTGCAGAAGGACTCGAGGTTGTTGGAGACGAAACCAAAGAAGTGTCTCGCTTGCGTTGTTCTGAAAGAAGGTTCGTCGCGATTGCGTAAGTTTCATAATATAGATTTTCGAATTCGGTGCGATATGCGGTTAATTCTTCAGACTCCTCAAGAAGTGCCTCTAATTCAAGTTGATattcttcaaataatttcCGAACCGTCTCAATTTCTTTATACCGCTTCTCAAGGATTGGAAAATCTTTCGACGGATCAAATTTCTTTAGAAAGTTTTCATATGTCGTTAACGATCGCTTGGTATTACCGCGCTTAGTTTTTAACGCTTTAATTTGTTCAGCagtcattttaataatgagGTTAAcaagttaaaacaaaaataaaaataataaaaaaaataaaaaatatttaatgcagagAGCAGCGCGATAAAAACGAAAGCAATAATAAATGGGATTAATTATGGAATAATATTGATTGGTGTCACACTGACTAACCTTTTGATGACCACGTGACTGCGAATCTGGTTACGACGATCTCTCGAGATGCTGGATTGCCGCTGATGTAGATGATGTTGACGTTGACGTAGACTCGAAGTTGATGTTGACCGGAGTGACGATGCGTTGAACTCCGGAACTGCAGGCTATCACTGACGTAATAACTTGGATGACTACACTTATTTGTGTCGTGCGTTTGCAGTAAATACACTGGCGATTGTGACAGCCACAATAAATAACGCACTGAATAACTAGCActgttatttttcacaaactaCTCGAACAATAGTACGCAATTAtggtttatttaatgataacgATTGTGAACTGATgccagaattaattaattttaatatccggctcgaaggaccatgAAATGTCTCGCGACTAGTTTGCCgcgagaataaattttaacaattaattttgttaaataataatttaaacaattaacttaaaaccaatcttaacaagtaattttgttaagaaataagtatttaacaagcaattttgctaaataaatattgttgtgGATTTATTAGACCGAGCGCAATGCTGATCTCTTCAAAGTATCGAGTACAAGAATGGTGTTttacattttacaaaaatatcttaGCGTTAAACTTAAAGAACTAAGATTGGGGGAAAAAGGGGCGTGTTAGAAGGAAAGTGGAAAACTAAGGGTTGTGATTGGAGCGCGGAGGGCATTAGAAGGGCCAGAGAAAATGGGGAAGGGTCGTATCGTCGTGGGAGTATGGCGGAGTAGAAGGGGGGCAAAACGAAAGTGAAAGAGGACGAGCCGAGAGAGTGAGATACAGAAAACAAAAATGGTGACTGGACTATTTTGGAAAGTAGACGAGTGCAATTAGGAACAGATGTCCGGACTGATTTATGATAgggcttaaataatttaaggatAAGGAGCAAAGGAGTCGTAAACACGGGACTAGaagta comes from Microplitis demolitor isolate Queensland-Clemson2020A chromosome 8, iyMicDemo2.1a, whole genome shotgun sequence and encodes:
- the LOC128668452 gene encoding uncharacterized protein LOC128668452, translating into MTAEQIKALKTKRGNTKRSLTTYENFLKKFDPSKDFPILEKRYKEIETVRKLFEEYQLELEALLEESEELTAYRTEFENLYYETYAIATNLLSEQRKRDTSLVSSPTTSSPSATSSSSLSVSQGVVSSIAAQLVNTVPIPSVTISPSNQSAVLSTPTPVNNNFTAPHAFNHPMSMLPALPTITLPTFSGSFDTWLGFYDLFNSLVNEDHNIPPIRKLIYLKGCLTGEAANVISCLETSSQNYEVAWGLLKERYDDRRFIRDSYIKSLLDTPPISKESSIRSFLDHIQRHLRVLNQLGEPTDYWDSLLIVLFVSKFNNFMRERWEEFSCGVSKPTMKQMLTFLTKRAQLEGSRAQAPAPPPNNSRQAPSNGRAQSRSQQSFAASTSQNRCLYCQGGDHYIYSCKGFAALSPFARYEAAKGSNLCTNCLRKGHHSSQCPSGKCQACGYRHHTLLHFDKSKPEMPPLNASATAFDMPKSTINMHAQVSSEALLATAIVDLVNKQGKIRQCRVFLDAGSQAHFITEKAAKFLNLDKKAVNISISQSMPSIAINVTQLEIPKNISLADPEFYKPSEVDALIGVKLFYKLLSVGQISLKNHPDAVLHKTLLGWIVAGEINSNLSVSNVSCHLNLNSPSSDISLTRFWEVEEIPSVAILSSEEKACEEHYKLHTTRTVEGRYVVRLPFNSKKSRLGDSYSSALKRFFALERRFQRDHAIKHDYLEFLREYKELGHMSVSDDLCEDHLGFYLPHHAVLKDDSITTKIRVVFDGSAKTSTGISLNDTLMVGPQLQDSLFTILTRWRSHPYVLTADVEKMYRQILVHPEDAIYQKILYRETSQEPIKTCLLSTVTYGTACASHLSVRTLHQLAYDEGPAYPLAVIALLRDFYVDDLFTGAKTLAEAECIRDELINLLKRGKFRLRKWASNEPALIQNLPQASEGTHMSLDPDATIKTLGIRWSPRDDTLFYTISAPASEATTKRAILSQIAKLFDPLGLLGPIIVYAKIIMQLLWKAGLAWDESIPISIHSLWAQFRAQLSMIEELRFKRSVAFSGAVDVQLHGFCDASERAYGACIYIRSIDEAGHVRTHLVCSKSRVAPVSLLSLPRLELCAALLLSRLYDVAIKTLLLDIKDVYLWSDSTITLHWINTPPHLLKTFVANRVAEIQRLSHRCHWRHVSSQDNPADSISRGQTPAEFVANSIWQTGPSWLQCEPSTWPKGALPSIDIPEMKPIIPDRVLCMKIECGLNDLLEKYHSSHKLKRVVAYVMRFVYNARHKNHRRFDRLSLQELQQAHDLIIRITQHSAFLKEIKQLKNNEVISDNSKLIPLNPYLDEQDLLRVGGRLARSSLTKEQQHPLLLPARHYITRLIITEEHVRLKHAGTQATLYSVRQTYWPLDGRNITRKIIYRCITCFRAKPRAADHVMGILPEPRVTPSRPFLRVGVDYCGPLYIKEKRFRNRSRLKVYVAIYVCMSTKAVHLELVSDLTTEAFIGSLRRLFSRRGKSLEIYSDNATNFVGANRELNELQTLFNSEEHKNSVLSFLTSERITWHFIPPRAPHFGGLWEAAVKSFKHHLIRTVGDTLLTFEQLETCVIEIEAILNSRPISPMSSDPNDLLSLTAGHFLVGGPLTSFPQDDLTDTPSNRLSAWQHAQQLKQHFWKRWHKEYLHQLITLSGHLDKSNVLQVGSLVLIVEENLPPLQWALGRITTVHPGADGIIRVVTVKTSTGEYKRCTKRVCPLPLD